From Mycobacterium lacus, one genomic window encodes:
- a CDS encoding aldehyde dehydrogenase family protein, translated as MTTESPPQAAPTSGASQSTDVAATVARLRKTFASGRTRSIEWRKRQLLALQKLMEENEDAIAKALAEDLDRNRVEAFIADIATTAAEAKYAAKRVHRWARRKYQLLEAPQLPGRGWVEYEPYGTVLIIGAWNYPFYLTLGPAVGAIAAGNAVILKPSEIAAASSRLMAELVPRYLDRDAIAVIEGDGSVSQALIAQGLDRVMFTGGTEIGRKVYEGAAPHLTPVTLELGGKSPVIVAADADVDVAAKRIAWIKLLNAGQTCVAPDYVLADATIRDELVGKIGAAITKFRSQDDPRGLRIVNRRQFDRLSGYISAAEADGKSKVALGGKCDASSLRIQPTVIVDPDPEGPLMKNEIFGPILPVLTVQSLDEAIRFVNSRPKPLSAYLFTKSRETRERVIKEVPAGGMLVNHLAFQVSTAKLPFGGVGASGMGAYHGKWGFDEFSHRKSVLTKPTRPDFSKMIYPPYTERAFKLARKLF; from the coding sequence ATGACCACCGAATCCCCGCCCCAAGCCGCACCCACGTCCGGTGCATCCCAGTCGACCGACGTCGCCGCGACGGTGGCTCGGCTTCGCAAGACCTTCGCCTCCGGGCGCACCCGCAGCATCGAGTGGCGTAAACGGCAGCTGCTCGCGCTGCAGAAGTTGATGGAGGAAAACGAGGACGCGATCGCCAAGGCGCTCGCCGAGGATCTCGACCGCAACCGGGTTGAGGCATTCATCGCCGACATCGCGACGACCGCCGCCGAGGCGAAATACGCGGCCAAGAGGGTGCACAGGTGGGCCCGCCGCAAATACCAGCTGCTCGAGGCGCCACAGCTGCCCGGGCGAGGCTGGGTGGAATACGAGCCCTACGGCACCGTGCTGATCATCGGCGCCTGGAACTACCCGTTCTACCTGACGCTCGGCCCGGCGGTCGGGGCGATCGCCGCCGGAAACGCCGTCATCCTCAAGCCCTCCGAAATCGCCGCGGCGTCGTCACGATTGATGGCCGAGCTGGTACCCCGGTATCTCGACCGCGACGCGATCGCGGTGATCGAGGGCGACGGGTCGGTGAGTCAGGCGCTGATCGCGCAGGGCCTGGACCGCGTCATGTTCACCGGCGGCACCGAGATCGGCCGCAAGGTCTACGAGGGCGCGGCGCCGCACCTGACCCCGGTCACGCTCGAGCTCGGCGGCAAGAGCCCGGTGATCGTGGCGGCCGACGCCGACGTGGACGTCGCGGCCAAGCGGATCGCCTGGATCAAATTGCTCAACGCCGGCCAGACCTGCGTCGCACCCGACTACGTGCTGGCCGACGCGACGATCCGCGACGAACTTGTCGGCAAGATCGGCGCCGCCATCACCAAGTTCCGGTCCCAGGACGACCCGCGCGGGTTGCGCATCGTCAACCGGCGCCAGTTCGACCGGTTGAGCGGTTACATTTCCGCGGCGGAAGCCGACGGGAAGAGCAAGGTCGCCCTCGGCGGCAAGTGCGACGCGTCGAGCCTGCGCATCCAACCGACCGTGATCGTCGACCCCGATCCGGAGGGGCCGCTGATGAAAAACGAGATCTTCGGACCGATCCTGCCGGTGCTCACCGTCCAATCCCTCGACGAGGCAATACGTTTCGTCAACTCACGGCCCAAGCCGCTGTCGGCGTACCTGTTCACCAAATCGCGCGAAACCCGGGAACGGGTCATCAAGGAGGTGCCCGCGGGCGGCATGCTGGTCAACCACCTGGCCTTCCAGGTGTCGACAGCCAAGCTGCCGTTCGGCGGCGTCGGCGCCTCGGGCATGGGTGCCTACCACGGCAAGTGGGGGTTCGACGAGTTCAGCCATCGCAAGTCGGTATTGACGAAACCGACTCGGCCCGACTTCTCGAAGATGATCTACCCGCCCTACACCGAGCGGGCGTTCAAGCTGGCGCGCAAGCTGTTTTGA
- a CDS encoding class I SAM-dependent methyltransferase produces the protein MRTHDDTWDIKTSVGTTAVMVAAARAVETDRPDALIRDPYAKLLVANAGADVLWELMLDPSMVTKVEKALDAETAATVQHLRSYQAVRTNFFDTYFTNAVTDGIRQVVILASGLDSRAYRLDWPAGTTVYELDQPKVLEYKSKTLTDNGVTPTALRREVPIDLRQDWPAALRAAGFDSTARTAWLAEGLLMYLPAEAQDKLFARIGELSPAGSRVAAETSPLRGDQRRQQMREQFKKVADALGHEQTVDVQELIYHDENRAILAEWLNDHGWRATACSAPDEMRRVGRWIEGVPMADDKDAFAEFVTAERL, from the coding sequence ATGCGCACCCACGACGACACCTGGGACATCAAGACCAGCGTTGGCACCACCGCGGTCATGGTGGCCGCCGCCCGGGCCGTCGAAACCGACCGGCCCGACGCGTTGATCCGCGACCCGTACGCCAAGCTCCTGGTCGCCAACGCCGGCGCCGACGTCCTGTGGGAACTGATGCTCGACCCGTCGATGGTGACCAAGGTGGAGAAGGCCCTCGACGCCGAAACCGCGGCCACCGTCCAGCACCTGCGCAGCTACCAGGCGGTGCGGACAAACTTCTTCGACACGTACTTCACCAACGCCGTCACCGATGGGATCCGCCAGGTCGTGATCCTGGCGTCGGGACTGGATTCCCGCGCGTACCGCCTGGACTGGCCGGCCGGTACCACCGTGTACGAGCTCGATCAGCCCAAGGTGCTGGAGTACAAGTCCAAGACGCTGACGGACAACGGCGTGACGCCCACGGCCCTTCGCCGTGAGGTGCCCATCGACTTGCGTCAGGACTGGCCGGCCGCGCTGCGTGCCGCGGGTTTTGACTCGACGGCGCGCACCGCCTGGTTGGCCGAGGGGCTGTTGATGTACCTGCCGGCCGAGGCGCAGGACAAGCTCTTCGCCCGGATCGGCGAGCTGAGCCCCGCGGGCAGCCGGGTCGCGGCCGAGACCTCGCCCCTGCGCGGCGACCAGCGGCGGCAACAGATGCGCGAGCAGTTCAAAAAGGTGGCCGACGCGCTCGGCCATGAACAGACCGTCGACGTGCAGGAGCTGATCTACCACGACGAAAACCGCGCGATCCTCGCGGAGTGGCTCAACGACCACGGTTGGCGGGCCACGGCCTGCAGCGCGCCGGACGAGATGCGCCGCGTGGGCCGCTGGATCGAGGGCGTGCCGATGGCTGACGACAAGGACGCATTCGCCGAGTTTGTGACCGCGGAGCGGTTGTAG
- a CDS encoding TetR/AcrR family transcriptional regulator, with translation MPLTASRGPGRPPAARADETRKRIVRAARQVFSERGYDGATFQEIAVRADLTRPAINHYFSSKRALYMDVVEQTNELVVAAGIERARREPTLMGRLSVMVAFAMEADAQHPSSTAFLATAVLESQRHPELSRTENDAVRTSREFLVWAVNDAIERGELADDVDVPLLAETLLVVLCGVGFYLGFVGSHRQMQAITGSLQQLLAGTLWRPPPDPARHAIEQ, from the coding sequence ATGCCGCTCACGGCGAGTCGAGGCCCGGGTCGTCCTCCGGCGGCGAGGGCAGACGAGACGCGGAAACGTATCGTGCGCGCCGCACGCCAGGTGTTCAGCGAACGTGGTTACGACGGCGCGACTTTCCAGGAGATCGCCGTCCGCGCCGACCTGACCCGACCCGCGATCAATCACTACTTCTCCAGCAAGCGGGCGCTGTACATGGACGTGGTGGAACAAACCAACGAACTCGTCGTGGCGGCCGGCATCGAACGCGCGCGTCGCGAGCCCACCCTGATGGGGCGGCTGTCGGTGATGGTCGCCTTTGCGATGGAGGCTGATGCCCAGCATCCTTCCTCTACGGCGTTTCTGGCCACCGCAGTGCTGGAATCACAGCGGCATCCGGAATTGAGTCGAACCGAAAACGACGCCGTGCGTACGAGTCGGGAATTTCTGGTCTGGGCCGTCAACGATGCGATCGAGCGCGGCGAACTCGCCGACGACGTCGATGTCCCGTTGCTGGCCGAGACGTTGCTGGTCGTGCTGTGCGGGGTCGGGTTCTATCTCGGCTTTGTCGGGAGCCACCGACAGATGCAAGCCATCACCGGGTCATTGCAGCAGCTGCTGGCCGGCACGCTGTGGCGGCCCCCGCCCGATCCCGCACGCCACGCGATCGAGCAGTGA